A part of Streptomyces sp. NBC_00557 genomic DNA contains:
- a CDS encoding TetR/AcrR family transcriptional regulator: MQSRTPASRTGRPRSAAADAAILAATRQALVELGWSKLTLGDVATRAGVAKTTLYRRWAGKHELVCDAVAELFDELELPDRGSLAADIEGVVLQFAAILARPEAKSGLMAVVAESTRDDALRERIRSSIVERQMRLVLQGRARAESRGELPPVPEPEEAARTVELIFDVVAGAVVHRTLVSGKPADEEWVRDFTRVLLQGLTSSA; encoded by the coding sequence ATGCAGAGCCGCACTCCCGCCAGCCGTACCGGGCGCCCGCGCAGCGCCGCCGCGGACGCCGCGATCCTGGCCGCGACCAGGCAGGCTCTGGTGGAACTCGGCTGGTCCAAGCTCACCCTGGGAGACGTGGCGACCCGCGCCGGGGTCGCGAAGACGACGCTGTACCGCCGCTGGGCCGGCAAGCACGAGCTGGTGTGCGACGCGGTGGCGGAGCTCTTCGACGAGCTGGAGCTTCCGGACCGGGGCAGCCTGGCCGCGGACATCGAGGGCGTGGTGCTGCAGTTCGCGGCGATCCTGGCGCGCCCTGAGGCGAAGAGTGGCCTGATGGCGGTGGTCGCCGAGTCCACCCGCGACGACGCGCTGCGCGAGCGCATCCGCTCCTCCATCGTGGAACGCCAGATGCGCCTGGTCCTGCAGGGCCGCGCCCGCGCCGAGAGCCGCGGCGAACTCCCCCCGGTGCCCGAGCCGGAGGAGGCCGCCCGCACGGTGGAGCTGATCTTCGACGTGGTGGCGGGCGCGGTGGTGCACCGCACCCTGGTGAGCGGCAAACCGGCGGACGAGGAGTGGGTACGCGACTTCACCCGGGTCCTGCTGCAGGGACTGACCTCGTCCGCCTGA
- a CDS encoding acyl-CoA mutase large subunit family protein yields the protein MDAHAIEEGRRRWQARYDAARKRDADFTTLSGDPVEPVYGPRPGDTYQGFERIGWPGEYPFTRGLHPTGYRGRTWTIRQFAGFGNAEQTNERYKMILAAGGGGLSVAFDMPTLMGRDSDDPRSLGEVGHCGVAIDSAADMEVLFKDIPLGDVTTSMTISGPAVPVFCMYLVAAERQGVDPSVLNGTLQTDIFKEYIAQKEWLFQPEPHLRLIGDLMEYCAAGIPAYKPLSVSGYHIREAGATAAQELAYTLADGFGYVELGLSRGLDVDVFAPGLSFFFDAHVDFFEEIAKFRAARRIWARWMRDVYGAKSDKAQWLRFHTQTAGVSLTAQQPYNNVVRTAVEALAAVLGGTNSLHTNALDETLALPSEQAAEIALRTQQVLMEETGVANVADPLGGSWYVEQLTDRIEADAEKIFDQIKERGLRAHPDGQHPIGPMTSGILRGIEDGWFTGEIAESAFRYQQALEKGDKKVVGVNVHTGSVTGDLEILRVSHEVEREQVRVLAERKAARDDAAVRAALDGMLAAARDGSNMIEPMLQAVRAEATLGEICGALRDEWGVYTEPAGF from the coding sequence ATGGACGCTCACGCCATCGAGGAGGGCCGCCGCCGCTGGCAGGCCCGCTACGACGCCGCACGCAAGCGCGACGCAGACTTCACCACGCTCTCCGGTGATCCCGTGGAGCCGGTGTACGGGCCCCGACCGGGCGACACGTACCAGGGATTCGAGCGGATCGGCTGGCCGGGGGAGTACCCCTTCACGCGCGGGCTCCATCCGACCGGCTACCGCGGGCGCACGTGGACGATCCGGCAGTTCGCCGGGTTCGGCAACGCCGAGCAGACCAACGAGCGGTACAAGATGATCCTCGCCGCCGGCGGCGGGGGCCTGTCCGTCGCCTTCGACATGCCGACGCTCATGGGGCGCGACTCCGACGACCCGCGCTCGCTCGGCGAGGTCGGCCACTGCGGCGTCGCCATCGACTCCGCCGCCGACATGGAGGTCCTGTTCAAGGACATCCCGCTGGGCGACGTGACGACGTCCATGACCATCAGCGGTCCGGCCGTCCCCGTCTTCTGCATGTACCTGGTCGCCGCCGAGCGGCAGGGCGTGGACCCGTCGGTGCTCAACGGCACGCTCCAGACCGACATCTTCAAGGAGTACATCGCGCAGAAGGAGTGGCTGTTCCAGCCCGAGCCCCATCTGCGCCTGATCGGCGACCTCATGGAGTACTGCGCCGCCGGCATCCCCGCCTACAAGCCGCTGTCCGTGTCCGGCTACCATATCCGCGAGGCGGGTGCGACGGCCGCGCAGGAGCTGGCGTACACGCTGGCGGACGGTTTCGGGTACGTCGAACTGGGGCTCAGCCGCGGCCTGGACGTGGACGTCTTCGCTCCGGGCCTGTCCTTCTTCTTCGACGCGCACGTCGACTTCTTCGAGGAGATCGCCAAGTTCCGTGCCGCGCGCCGCATCTGGGCGCGCTGGATGCGCGACGTGTACGGCGCGAAGAGCGACAAGGCGCAGTGGCTGCGGTTCCACACGCAGACGGCCGGTGTGTCGCTGACGGCCCAGCAGCCGTACAACAACGTCGTCCGTACGGCGGTGGAGGCGCTGGCGGCCGTGCTCGGCGGGACCAACTCGCTGCACACCAACGCCCTCGACGAGACGCTCGCGCTGCCCAGCGAGCAGGCCGCGGAGATCGCGCTGCGCACCCAGCAGGTGCTGATGGAGGAGACCGGCGTCGCCAACGTGGCGGACCCGCTGGGCGGTTCGTGGTACGTCGAGCAGCTGACGGACCGGATCGAGGCCGACGCGGAGAAGATCTTCGACCAGATCAAGGAGCGGGGTCTGCGGGCCCACCCGGACGGGCAGCACCCCATCGGGCCGATGACCTCCGGGATCCTGCGCGGGATCGAGGACGGCTGGTTCACCGGCGAGATCGCCGAGTCCGCCTTCCGCTACCAGCAGGCGCTGGAGAAGGGCGACAAGAAGGTCGTCGGCGTCAACGTCCACACCGGTTCGGTCACCGGGGACCTGGAGATCCTTCGGGTCAGCCACGAGGTGGAGCGCGAGCAGGTGCGGGTGCTGGCCGAGCGGAAGGCCGCCCGGGACGACGCGGCCGTGCGCGCCGCCCTCGACGGCATGCTGGCCGCCGCCCGCGACGGCTCCAACATGATCGAGCCGATGCTCCAGGCCGTACGGGCCGAGGCGACGCTGGGCGAGATCTGCGGGGCGCTGCGCGACGAGTGGGGCGTCTACACGGAGCCCGCGGGCTTCTAG
- a CDS encoding DUF3817 domain-containing protein, whose product MKKSVLTRYRVMAYTTGVLLVLLCLSMIAKYGLDISGAADVTRVVAIAHGWLYVVYLVVAFDLGSKTKMPIGKQLWVLLAGTIPTAAFFVERRISRELEARVADQAPAVAKA is encoded by the coding sequence ATGAAGAAGAGCGTGCTGACCCGCTACCGCGTCATGGCCTACACCACGGGTGTCCTGCTGGTGCTGCTGTGCCTGAGCATGATCGCGAAGTACGGGCTGGACATCAGCGGCGCGGCCGACGTGACCCGGGTCGTCGCCATCGCCCACGGCTGGCTGTACGTCGTCTACCTCGTCGTCGCCTTCGACCTGGGCTCGAAGACGAAGATGCCGATCGGCAAGCAGCTGTGGGTGCTGCTGGCGGGGACGATTCCCACCGCCGCCTTCTTCGTGGAGCGCAGGATCAGCCGCGAGCTGGAGGCCAGGGTCGCCGACCAGGCCCCGGCCGTCGCGAAGGCATAG
- a CDS encoding MarR family winged helix-turn-helix transcriptional regulator: MPKPLSLPFDPIARADELWKQRWGNVPSMAAITSIMRAQQILLAEVDAVVKPYGLTFARYEALVLLTFSKAGELPMSKIGERLMVHPTSVTNTVDRLVRSGLVAKRPNPNDGRGTLAVITDKGREVVDAATRDLMAMDFGLGVYDAEECAEIFAMLRPLRVAAGDFEED, translated from the coding sequence GTGCCGAAGCCACTCAGCCTTCCCTTCGACCCCATCGCCCGCGCCGACGAGCTCTGGAAGCAGCGCTGGGGAAACGTGCCGTCCATGGCCGCGATCACCTCGATCATGCGGGCCCAGCAGATCCTGCTCGCCGAGGTGGACGCGGTGGTCAAGCCGTACGGACTGACGTTCGCGCGGTACGAGGCGCTGGTGCTGCTGACCTTCTCCAAGGCCGGCGAGCTGCCCATGTCCAAGATCGGGGAGCGGCTGATGGTGCATCCCACGTCCGTGACGAACACCGTGGACCGGCTGGTCAGGTCCGGGCTGGTCGCCAAGCGGCCCAACCCCAACGACGGCCGCGGCACCCTCGCCGTCATCACCGACAAGGGCCGCGAGGTGGTCGACGCGGCCACCCGGGACCTGATGGCGATGGACTTCGGGCTCGGGGTGTACGACGCCGAGGAGTGCGCGGAGATCTTCGCGATGCTCCGCCCGCTGCGGGTCGCGGCGGGCGACTTCGAGGAGGACTGA
- a CDS encoding MTH1187 family thiamine-binding protein has product MIVAFSVTPLGVGEDVGEYVADAVRVVRESGLPNRTDAMFTSLEGEWDEVMDVVKRAVAAVEARAPRVSLVLKADIRPGVTDGLTSKVETVERHLAG; this is encoded by the coding sequence ATGATCGTCGCCTTCTCCGTGACACCCCTCGGCGTCGGCGAGGACGTGGGGGAGTACGTCGCCGACGCCGTCCGCGTGGTCCGCGAGTCCGGGCTGCCCAACCGCACCGACGCCATGTTCACCTCCCTCGAGGGCGAGTGGGACGAGGTCATGGACGTCGTCAAGCGAGCCGTCGCCGCCGTGGAGGCCCGCGCCCCGCGCGTCTCGCTCGTCCTCAAGGCCGACATCCGGCCCGGCGTGACCGACGGACTCACCTCCAAGGTCGAGACCGTCGAACGGCACCTGGCAGGGTGA
- a CDS encoding DUF3817 domain-containing protein, translating to MDIKTATALRRLRLVSAPEAVSFLILLVCSVLKRTTDFNAVPVMGAVHGVLFILYVVFWIDAWSRTKWPLGTAALYFVLSVLPTGGFFAERKLKRAAEDEVIAARARKEGIVNA from the coding sequence GTGGACATCAAGACCGCCACCGCCCTCCGCCGCCTCCGCCTGGTCTCGGCCCCGGAGGCCGTGTCCTTCCTGATCCTCCTCGTCTGCTCGGTGCTCAAGCGGACCACCGACTTCAACGCGGTCCCCGTCATGGGCGCGGTCCACGGCGTCCTGTTCATCCTCTACGTGGTCTTCTGGATCGACGCCTGGAGCCGCACCAAGTGGCCCCTCGGGACCGCCGCCCTCTATTTCGTCCTCTCCGTGCTGCCCACCGGCGGCTTCTTCGCCGAGCGCAAGCTCAAGCGCGCCGCCGAGGACGAGGTCATCGCCGCCCGCGCCCGCAAGGAAGGGATCGTCAACGCATGA
- a CDS encoding AIM24 family protein, with protein MFRLQGSKVLAVDMTGDAVKAKNGSMVAYDGQMSFKKLSGGGEGLRGMVTRRLTGEQMTVMEVKGHGTCWFADRATEINLVSLQGDKLYVESSNLLVTDAGLRTGTTFTGLRGASQGNGLFTTTVEGHGQAAILSDGPAVVLRVSPQYPLIVDPGAYVAHQGDVRQSFQSGVTFRTFFGEGGGEAFQIRFEGDGLVYVQPSERNTIAGDL; from the coding sequence ATGTTCCGACTACAGGGCAGCAAGGTGCTCGCCGTCGACATGACCGGGGACGCCGTGAAGGCGAAGAACGGCTCGATGGTCGCGTACGACGGGCAGATGAGCTTCAAGAAGCTGAGCGGCGGCGGGGAGGGGCTGCGCGGGATGGTGACCCGCCGGCTCACCGGCGAGCAGATGACGGTGATGGAGGTGAAGGGGCACGGCACCTGCTGGTTCGCGGACCGGGCGACCGAGATCAATCTCGTGAGTCTCCAGGGCGACAAGCTGTACGTGGAGTCGAGCAACCTGCTCGTGACGGACGCGGGGCTGCGCACGGGCACGACGTTCACGGGGCTGCGCGGCGCCTCGCAGGGCAACGGCCTGTTCACGACGACCGTCGAGGGGCACGGGCAGGCGGCGATCCTGTCCGACGGGCCGGCGGTGGTGCTCCGGGTCAGCCCGCAGTACCCGCTGATCGTCGACCCGGGCGCCTATGTCGCGCACCAGGGCGACGTCCGGCAGTCCTTCCAGTCAGGCGTGACGTTCCGCACGTTCTTCGGGGAGGGCGGCGGCGAGGCCTTCCAGATCCGCTTCGAGGGGGACGGTCTGGTGTACGTGCAGCCGAGCGAGCGGAACACGATCGCGGGGGATCTGTAG
- a CDS encoding AIM24 family protein encodes MAFREINSKMVEATVLPGQRLFSQRGAMLAYKGDVSFTPNVQGGQGGLMSMIGRRVAGEATPLMTVEGSGTVFFGHGGHHVHVIHLTGDTLYVEADRLLAFEGTLRQGTMFMGSQGGVMGLVRGQVTGQGLFTTTLQGQGSVAVMAHGGVFEIPVTPQRPVHVDPQAYVAHHGDVRNRLSAALGWREMVGRGSGEAFQLELSGNGTVFVQASEEKL; translated from the coding sequence ATGGCGTTCCGCGAGATCAATTCCAAGATGGTCGAGGCGACCGTGCTGCCCGGGCAGCGGCTGTTCAGCCAGCGCGGGGCGATGCTCGCCTACAAGGGGGACGTGTCCTTCACGCCGAACGTCCAGGGCGGCCAGGGCGGCCTGATGTCCATGATCGGACGCCGGGTGGCGGGCGAGGCGACCCCGCTGATGACCGTGGAGGGCAGCGGCACGGTCTTCTTCGGGCACGGCGGCCACCACGTCCACGTGATCCACCTCACCGGCGACACCCTCTACGTGGAGGCCGACCGCCTGCTCGCCTTCGAGGGCACACTGCGGCAGGGCACGATGTTCATGGGCTCCCAGGGCGGGGTGATGGGTCTGGTCCGGGGCCAGGTCACCGGGCAGGGCCTGTTCACGACCACCCTCCAGGGCCAGGGCTCGGTGGCCGTGATGGCGCACGGCGGCGTCTTCGAGATCCCGGTCACCCCCCAGCGCCCCGTCCACGTCGACCCCCAGGCCTACGTCGCCCACCACGGCGACGTGCGCAACAGGCTGTCCGCCGCGCTCGGCTGGCGCGAGATGGTGGGGCGCGGCTCCGGCGAGGCCTTCCAGCTGGAGCTGAGCGGCAACGGCACGGTGTTCGTCCAGGCCTCGGAGGAGAAGCTGTGA
- a CDS encoding AIM24 family protein, whose product MYGAPGGPVVYDPMTLPADDNVNKYTFCVELKGAEWFLQKGKMIAYYGAIEFNGIGHGRLDRLVRTSFHSPLHASDWVVASGSGRMLLADRAFDVNSYDLDDGNLTIRAGNLLAFQPSLSLKQSIVPGFLTLIGTGKFVAASNGPVVFMEPPIRVDPQALVGWADCPSPCHHYDHGYLTGVLGGLRAMTGLGGVSGEEHQFEFVGAGTVLLQSSETLMEETATGVVPSEPGVPGGGAAGPGGHGPQPPGAPRLPGQLGDLQRRFGL is encoded by the coding sequence ATGTACGGCGCCCCGGGCGGCCCGGTGGTGTACGACCCGATGACCCTGCCCGCCGACGACAACGTGAACAAGTACACGTTCTGTGTCGAGCTGAAGGGTGCGGAGTGGTTCCTGCAGAAGGGGAAGATGATCGCCTACTACGGGGCGATCGAGTTCAACGGCATCGGACACGGCCGATTGGACCGACTTGTCCGCACGTCGTTCCATTCGCCACTGCACGCGAGCGACTGGGTCGTGGCGTCGGGCTCGGGCAGGATGCTGCTCGCCGACCGGGCCTTCGACGTCAATTCGTACGACCTCGACGACGGGAACTTGACCATTCGCGCGGGCAACCTGCTCGCTTTTCAGCCAAGTCTGTCGCTGAAGCAGTCGATCGTGCCGGGTTTTCTGACCCTTATCGGAACCGGAAAGTTTGTGGCGGCATCTAACGGACCGGTGGTGTTCATGGAACCTCCGATCCGGGTCGACCCTCAGGCGCTCGTCGGGTGGGCCGACTGCCCGTCACCGTGCCATCACTACGACCACGGGTATCTGACGGGTGTACTGGGCGGTCTACGTGCGATGACGGGCCTGGGCGGGGTATCCGGGGAGGAGCACCAGTTCGAGTTCGTGGGCGCCGGGACGGTCCTGCTGCAGTCCTCGGAGACCCTCATGGAGGAGACGGCGACGGGGGTCGTCCCGTCCGAGCCGGGGGTGCCGGGGGGTGGCGCTGCGGGGCCGGGCGGACACGGTCCGCAACCGCCAGGCGCACCGCGCCTTCCCGGACAGCTGGGGGACCTCCAGCGTCGCTTCGGGCTGTGA
- a CDS encoding MarR family winged helix-turn-helix transcriptional regulator encodes METETATRWLTDAEQCAWRTHLEVNRLLMYQLEKDLQPFGLTMNDYEILVNLSESDDVRMRMSDLASATLQSKSRLSHQITRMENANLVRRENCESDRRGLYAVLTEHGLETMKKVAPHHVASVRRHFIDLLSPEALHELDKALKPIAEHLRGQRGRP; translated from the coding sequence ATGGAGACCGAGACGGCCACGCGCTGGCTGACCGATGCGGAGCAGTGCGCCTGGCGCACCCACCTGGAGGTCAACAGGCTGTTGATGTACCAGCTGGAGAAGGATCTGCAGCCGTTCGGCCTGACGATGAACGACTACGAGATCCTCGTGAACCTGTCCGAGTCGGACGACGTACGCATGCGGATGAGCGACCTCGCCTCGGCGACGCTGCAGTCCAAGAGCCGGCTCTCGCACCAGATCACGCGGATGGAGAACGCGAACCTGGTACGCCGCGAGAACTGCGAGTCGGACCGGCGGGGGCTGTACGCCGTGCTGACCGAGCACGGCCTGGAGACGATGAAGAAGGTGGCACCCCACCACGTCGCCTCCGTACGGCGGCACTTCATCGATCTGCTGTCACCGGAGGCGCTGCACGAACTGGACAAGGCGCTGAAGCCGATCGCGGAGCATCTGCGGGGGCAACGCGGGCGTCCCTGA
- a CDS encoding MFS transporter, with the protein MSTHAPARPSYAAVLRLPHARRTFASALTARLAYGTVSLAMLLSVTRSTGSYAVSGAVLSLFGATTVFLMPLRARLTDHWGPRRALPPMAALYGALLGVLAALTWRPGAPPWALAVTAALAGGCAPPLGPAMRAVWAGLAPEPAMLARAYALDGVAEELLYVSGPALVGALTVFAPPASGILLSAVLIVGGTCAFATCPAVPGPCRRAPGKRRGTLAGLLAPVAVVTGAGLALSGVELLVTAFVTARSYDAGLVPWVLGALSAGSAVGGLLNGAVRWRAPARARLCGFAAGLGLVIAAAGLAPGLWTLAGGMALAGMFVAPVLTTAYLVAEETAPEGARTRAGAWVNTGVNAGSSAGAMAAGLLIGRMPLAVCFLLAGGAAVLPAAAGCRRRRERAVVGRA; encoded by the coding sequence ATGTCGACGCATGCCCCCGCGCGGCCCTCGTACGCCGCCGTACTGCGCCTGCCGCACGCCCGCCGCACCTTCGCCTCCGCCCTCACCGCCCGGCTGGCGTACGGCACGGTCTCCCTGGCGATGCTGCTGTCCGTCACCCGGTCCACCGGCTCCTACGCCGTCTCCGGCGCCGTGCTGTCCCTGTTCGGCGCCACGACGGTCTTCCTGATGCCGCTGCGCGCCCGGCTGACGGATCACTGGGGCCCCCGCCGCGCCCTGCCGCCCATGGCCGCGCTGTACGGCGCCCTGCTGGGCGTCCTGGCCGCGCTGACCTGGCGCCCCGGGGCGCCGCCGTGGGCCCTCGCCGTCACGGCGGCCCTCGCGGGCGGGTGCGCGCCGCCGCTGGGGCCGGCCATGCGTGCCGTCTGGGCCGGACTGGCCCCGGAACCGGCGATGCTGGCCCGCGCCTACGCCCTGGACGGCGTCGCCGAGGAACTGCTGTACGTCTCCGGCCCGGCCCTGGTCGGCGCCCTGACGGTTTTCGCCCCGCCCGCGTCCGGGATCCTGCTCAGCGCGGTCCTGATCGTGGGCGGCACCTGTGCCTTCGCCACCTGCCCGGCGGTCCCGGGCCCCTGCCGGAGAGCCCCGGGAAAGCGGCGCGGCACCTTGGCGGGGCTGCTGGCGCCGGTCGCCGTGGTGACCGGGGCGGGCCTCGCGCTGAGCGGGGTGGAACTGCTGGTGACGGCGTTCGTCACGGCGCGGTCGTACGACGCCGGGCTGGTGCCCTGGGTTCTGGGCGCGCTGTCCGCGGGGAGCGCGGTCGGCGGTCTGCTCAACGGGGCGGTGAGGTGGCGGGCGCCGGCCCGGGCGCGGCTGTGCGGGTTCGCCGCCGGGCTCGGCCTGGTGATCGCGGCGGCGGGCCTGGCGCCGGGTCTGTGGACCCTGGCCGGGGGCATGGCCCTCGCCGGGATGTTCGTCGCCCCCGTCCTCACGACGGCGTACCTCGTGGCCGAGGAGACCGCGCCCGAGGGAGCCCGGACGCGGGCCGGCGCCTGGGTCAACACGGGGGTGAACGCCGGGAGCTCGGCGGGTGCGATGGCGGCGGGACTGCTGATCGGCCGGATGCCCCTCGCGGTGTGCTTCCTGCTGGCGGGCGGGGCGGCCGTGCTGCCTGCCGCTGCGGGGTGTCGCCGTCGCAGGGAGCGGGCCGTGGTGGGCCGGGCCTGA
- the meaB gene encoding methylmalonyl Co-A mutase-associated GTPase MeaB, with protein sequence MQDVSSLVAQAREGRPRAVARLISLVEGASPQLREVMAALAPLTGNAYVVGLTGSPGVGKSTSTSALVTAYRKQGKRVGVLAVDPSSPFSGGALLGDRVRMSEHASDPGVYIRSMATRGHLGGLAWAAPQAIRVLDAAGCDVILVETVGVGQSEVEIASQADTSVVLLAPGMGDGIQAAKAGILEIGDVYVVNKADRDGADATARELNHMLGLGEARGPGDWRPPIVKTVAARAEGVDEVVEALEKHRAWMEERGVLAERRRARAAREVETIAVTALRERIGDLHGDRRLSALAERIVAGELDPYRAADELVAGLTQG encoded by the coding sequence ATGCAGGACGTCTCCTCTCTGGTGGCCCAGGCCAGGGAAGGCCGGCCGCGGGCCGTGGCCCGGCTCATTTCCCTGGTGGAGGGGGCGTCCCCGCAGCTCAGGGAGGTCATGGCGGCGCTGGCCCCGCTGACCGGCAACGCCTACGTGGTGGGCCTGACCGGCTCCCCGGGAGTCGGCAAGTCGACCTCGACCTCCGCGCTCGTCACCGCGTACCGCAAGCAGGGCAAGCGGGTCGGCGTCCTGGCCGTCGACCCGTCCTCGCCCTTCTCCGGCGGCGCCCTGCTCGGCGACCGCGTCCGCATGTCGGAGCACGCCTCCGACCCCGGCGTCTACATCCGCTCGATGGCCACCAGGGGCCACCTGGGCGGCCTCGCCTGGGCGGCGCCCCAGGCGATCCGGGTCCTGGACGCGGCGGGCTGCGACGTGATCCTGGTCGAGACGGTGGGCGTGGGCCAGTCGGAGGTCGAGATCGCCTCCCAGGCCGACACCAGCGTGGTCCTGCTGGCCCCGGGCATGGGCGACGGCATCCAGGCGGCCAAGGCGGGCATCCTGGAGATCGGCGACGTGTACGTCGTCAACAAGGCGGACCGGGACGGCGCGGACGCCACCGCCCGCGAACTGAACCACATGCTGGGCCTCGGCGAGGCCCGCGGCCCCGGCGACTGGCGCCCGCCGATCGTGAAGACGGTCGCCGCCCGCGCCGAGGGCGTCGACGAGGTCGTCGAGGCCCTGGAGAAGCACCGCGCGTGGATGGAGGAGCGCGGGGTGCTGGCCGAACGCCGCAGGGCGCGCGCGGCCCGCGAGGTGGAGACCATCGCGGTGACGGCCCTGCGCGAACGCATCGGCGACCTGCACGGCGACCGCCGCCTCAGCGCGCTCGCGGAGCGCATCGTCGCCGGCGAACTGGACCCGTACCGCGCGGCCGACGAACTGGTGGCGGGCCTGACGCAGGGATAA
- a CDS encoding acetyl-CoA C-acetyltransferase has product MPSGTNSSVIVAGARTPMGRLLGSLKSFSGADLGGFAIKAALDRAGIGGDQVQYVIMGQVLQAGAGQIPARQAAVKAGIPMNVPALTINKVCLSGLDAIALADQLIRAGEFDIVVAGGQESMTNAPHLLPKSREGFKYGAVEMLDAMAYDGLTDPWENIPMGQSTEKHNTRLGIGRAEQDEIAALSHQRAAAAQKNGLFEAEITPVEIPQRKGDPVLFSKDEGIRGDTTVESLAKLRPAFSKDGTITAGSSSQISDGAAAVVVMSKAKAEELGLTWLAEIGAHGNVAGPDNSLQSQPSNAIRHALKKEGLEVSDLDLIEINEAFAAVAVQSMKDLGVSTEKVNVNGGAIALGHPIGMSGARLVLHLALELKRRGGGVGAAALCGGGGQGDALIVRVPKA; this is encoded by the coding sequence ATGCCTTCTGGAACGAACAGCTCGGTGATCGTCGCGGGCGCGCGAACGCCCATGGGACGACTCCTCGGCTCCCTCAAGTCCTTCTCCGGAGCCGACCTCGGCGGTTTCGCGATCAAGGCCGCCCTCGACCGTGCGGGGATCGGCGGCGACCAGGTGCAGTACGTGATCATGGGCCAGGTGCTCCAGGCGGGTGCCGGGCAGATCCCGGCGCGTCAGGCCGCCGTGAAGGCCGGCATCCCCATGAACGTCCCGGCGCTCACCATCAACAAGGTGTGCCTCTCCGGGCTCGACGCCATCGCGCTGGCGGACCAGCTGATCCGCGCCGGCGAGTTCGACATCGTCGTGGCCGGCGGCCAGGAGTCCATGACCAACGCCCCGCACCTGCTGCCGAAGTCCCGCGAGGGCTTCAAGTACGGCGCGGTCGAGATGCTCGACGCGATGGCCTACGACGGCCTGACCGACCCGTGGGAGAACATCCCCATGGGCCAGTCCACGGAGAAGCACAACACCCGCCTCGGCATCGGCCGCGCCGAGCAGGACGAGATCGCCGCCCTGTCCCACCAGCGGGCCGCCGCCGCGCAGAAGAACGGCCTGTTCGAGGCGGAGATCACCCCCGTGGAGATCCCGCAGCGCAAGGGCGACCCGGTCCTGTTCAGCAAGGACGAGGGCATCCGCGGCGACACCACCGTCGAGTCCCTGGCCAAGCTGCGCCCGGCCTTCAGCAAGGACGGCACGATCACCGCCGGCTCGTCGTCCCAGATCTCCGACGGCGCGGCCGCCGTGGTGGTGATGAGCAAGGCCAAGGCCGAGGAGCTGGGCCTGACCTGGCTCGCCGAGATCGGCGCGCACGGCAATGTGGCGGGTCCGGACAACAGCCTGCAGTCCCAGCCGTCCAACGCCATCCGGCACGCCCTGAAGAAGGAGGGCCTGGAGGTCTCCGACCTCGACCTGATCGAGATCAACGAGGCCTTCGCCGCGGTCGCCGTGCAGTCCATGAAGGACCTCGGCGTGTCCACCGAAAAGGTGAACGTGAACGGCGGCGCGATCGCCCTCGGCCACCCGATCGGCATGTCCGGCGCGCGTCTGGTGCTGCACCTGGCGCTCGAGCTCAAGCGGCGCGGCGGCGGGGTCGGCGCGGCCGCGCTGTGCGGCGGCGGCGGCCAGGGTGACGCGCTGATCGTGCGGGTACCGAAGGCGTGA
- the mce gene encoding methylmalonyl-CoA epimerase codes for MLTRIDHIGIACHDLDATVEFYRATYGFEVFHTEVNEEQGVREAMLKINETSDGGASYLQLLEPTREDSAVGKWLAKNGEGVHHIAFGTADVDGDAAAIRDKGVRVLYDEPRRGSMGSRITFLHPKDCHGVLTELVTSAPVESPEH; via the coding sequence ATGCTGACGCGAATCGACCACATCGGGATCGCCTGCCACGACCTCGACGCCACCGTCGAGTTCTACCGGGCCACGTACGGATTCGAGGTGTTCCACACCGAGGTCAACGAGGAGCAGGGCGTGCGCGAGGCCATGCTCAAGATCAACGAGACCTCGGACGGCGGCGCCTCCTACCTCCAGCTGCTGGAACCGACCCGCGAGGACTCCGCGGTCGGCAAGTGGCTGGCGAAGAACGGGGAGGGCGTCCACCACATCGCCTTCGGCACGGCGGACGTGGACGGGGACGCCGCCGCCATCCGCGACAAGGGCGTACGCGTGCTGTACGACGAGCCGCGACGGGGCTCGATGGGCTCGCGGATCACCTTCCTGCACCCCAAGGACTGCCACGGCGTCCTGACAGAACTGGTCACTTCGGCCCCGGTTGAGTCCCCTGAGCACTGA